One window of Mixophyes fleayi isolate aMixFle1 chromosome 3, aMixFle1.hap1, whole genome shotgun sequence genomic DNA carries:
- the SIX3 gene encoding homeobox protein SIX3 has translation MVFRSPLELYPTHFFLPNFSERSLLLASGSGGGSRAPEELSMFQLPTLNFSPEQVASVCETLEETGDIERLGRFLWSLPVAPGACEAINKHESILRARAVVAFHTGNFRDLYHILENHKFTKESHGKLQAMWLEAHYQEAEKLRGRPLGPVDKYRVRKKFPLPRTIWDGEQKTHCFKERTRSLLREWYLQDPYPNPSKKRELAQATGLTPTQVGNWFKNRRQRDRAAAAKNRLQHQSIGQSGMRSLAEPGCPTHSSAESPSTAAASPTTSVSSLAERAETGTSILSVTSSDSECDV, from the exons ATGGTGTTCAGATCTCCTCTAGAGCTCTATCCCACCCACTTCTTCCTGCCAAACTTCAGTGAGCGCTCCCTGCTCCTggccagcggcagcggcggcggCTCCCGAGCCCCAGAAGAGCTGTCAATGTTCCAGCTGCCCACACTGAACTTCTCCCCGGAGCAAGTGGCCAGCGTATGCGAGACGCTGGAGGAGACCGGGGACATCGAGAGGCTGGGGCGCTTCCTGTGGTCCCTGCCCGTGGCCCCCGGCGCCTGCGAGGCCATCAACAAGCATGAGTCCATCCTGCGCGCCCGGGCGGTGGTGGCCTTCCACACGGGCAACTTCAGGGACCTCTACCACAtcctggagaaccacaagttcaCCAAGGAGTCCCACGGGAAGCTGCAGGCCATGTGGCTGGAAGCCCACTACCAGGAGGCCGAGAAGCTCAGGGGGCGCCCCCTAGGACCGGTGGACAAATACAGGGTGAGGAAGAAGTTTCCTCTGCCCAGGACCATCTGGGATGGAGAGCAGAAAACCCATTGCTTCAAGGAGAGGACTCGCAGCCTCCTAAGGGAGTGGTACCTACAggacccttaccctaaccccagCAAGAAAAGGGAACTAGCCCAGGCCACTGGCCTCACCCCCACGCAGGTGGGGAACTGGTTCAAAAACCGAAGGCAAAGAGACAGAGCAGCAGCTGCTAAGAACAG GCTCCAGCACCAGTCTATCGGACAAAGCGGCATGAGGTCGTTGGCAGAGCCCGGTTGCCCCACACACAGCTCGGCAGAGTCTCCCTCGACAGCGGCTGCCAGTCCGACCACCAGTGTGTCCAGCCTGGCAGAACGCGCCGAAACTGGCACATCCATCCTGTCGGTCACCTCCAGCGACTCGGAATGTGATGTATGA